A genome region from Glycine max cultivar Williams 82 chromosome 5, Glycine_max_v4.0, whole genome shotgun sequence includes the following:
- the LOC100780659 gene encoding uncharacterized protein isoform X4: METLDSAVSTPSRTSDSKPQTSSPLPPSVLRLWRPAAQRNLRNQWSQLVSCKNRWFSASSVGRSHATALVNFHLSQRYMPDMKLGVLSDMPDIKKRACLKLFKRQELQRSKLVLSYKDMVGIVSDMINVSRSMKCFFKGSNNSPLLQFSYNSADQSDSGEGGEGGGIPVFTFYSITSHEKFAEELIQMFSLELCLKRLLVLEFMSIGYDTSAVKQLHWSTQLYDEEFKDLRDCNLYCEETHGPVPPRLRDGKSDIDALRFDNQPNPEVLQAFANCMD, translated from the exons ATGGAAACCCTAGACTCAGCAGTATCAACTCCTTCAAGAACCTCCGATTCTAAGCCTCAAACTTCATCTCCATTGCCACCATCGGTGCTCAGACTATGGAGGCCAGCCGCGCAACGGAATTTGCGGAACCAGTGGTCACAATTGGTTTCGTGCAAAAATCGATGGTTCTCTGCTTCTTCCGTGGGAAGATCTCACGCAACTGCACTAGTCAATTTTCATCTTTCCCAAAG GTACATGCCTGATATGAAATTAGGTGTTCTGAGTGATATGCCTGATATAAAAAAGAGAGCTTGTTTGAAACTATTTAAGCGGCAG GAACTGCAAAGGAGCAAATTAGTGTTGTCTTATAAGGACATG GTGGGCATTGTAAGTGACATGATCAATGTTAGCAGATCAATGAAGTGTTTTTTCAAAGGATCAAACAATAGTCCGCTGTTACAATTTTCTTACAACTCTGCAGACCAGAGTGATTCTGGAGAGGGTGGAGAGGGTGGTGGAATTCCAGTATTTACATTTTATTCAATCACTTCGCATG AGAAATTTGCTGAGGAACTGATTCAGATGTTTAGCTTGGAACTATGTTTGAAG CGATTACTTGTTCTTGAATTTATGTCCATTGGTTATGACACTTCAGCAGTAAAACAGTTGCATTGGTCAACTCAGCTTTATGATGAAGAATTTAAAGATTTGAGAGACTGCAATCTGTACTGTGAAGAGACTCATGGGCCAGTTCCACCAAGATTAAGGGATGGGAAATCTGACATTGATGCTTTAAGATTTGACAACCAACCCAACCCTGAGGTTTTACAG GCGTTTGCAAATTGCATGGACTGA
- the DGK12 gene encoding diacylglycerol kinase 1 — protein sequence MDDERDFELLFYSWNTKNPTDQLFIISFLVAALVGMLTIAYTAFQWRRNINLSWMKAIARSKKNPKARHKIPAAPHTWDLESASRAKNLNCCVCFKSVSPSQTLGPIVASEGFIHRCCTCGAVAHLSCSSSAHKDCKCVSMIGYEHVTHQWTVCWTDVADQPDETALCSYCEELCGGTFLSGSPIWSCLWCQRLVHVDCHSTMSNETGDICDLGQFRRLILSPLYVKELNWNLPGGFLSSITHGANEIASSVRASIRNQSKKYKHGNELSVESGNSESIGEVSTESTGDSHQIQNGHHEVGEKSSSNKGVQHQDNEVDNKLDRKPSLRRNSSINQKDESHSLGVKQKYDLIDLPLDARPLLVFINKKSGAQRGDSLRMRLNILLNPVQVFELSSTQGPEMGLYLFRKVSHFRVLVCGGDGTVGWVLNAIDKQNFVSPPPVAILPAGTGNDLARVLSWGGGLGPVERQGGLTTFLHHIEHAAVTVLDRWKVTISNPQGKQQLLPTKFMNNYLGIGCDAKVALDIHNLREENPDKFYNQFMNKVLYAREGAKSIMDRTFADLPWQIRVEVDGVEIEVPEDAEGVLVANIGSYMGGVDLWQNEDENYDNFDQQSMHDKILEVVSISGTWHLGKLQVGLSRARRLAQGQSIKIQLFAMFPVQIDGEPWFQQPCTINITHHGQAFMLKRVAEEPLGPASAIIAEVLENAETHNVINASQKRALLHEMALRLS from the exons ATGGATGATGAAAGAGATTTTGAGTTGTTATTTTACAGTTGGAATACCAAGAATCCGACTGATCAGCTTTTCATTATATCTTTTCTTGTTGCTGCTCTTGTTGGAATGTTGACCATAGCCTACACGGCCTTTCAATGGAGGAGAAACATCAATCTAAGTTGGATGAAAGCAATAGCTAGATCTAAGAAAAACCCAAAGGCAAGGCACAAAATTCCTGCGGCCCCTCATACATGGGATTTAGAATCTGCATCTCGTGCAAAGAATTTAAACTGCTGTGTATGCTTTAAGTCCGTGTCACCCTCTCAAACTCTAGGACCTATTGTAGCTTCTGAAGGTTTCATCCACCGTTGCTGTACTTGTGGTGCAGTAGCTCATCTGAGCTGTTCCTCTAGTGCACACAAGGACTGCAAGTGTGTTTCTATGATTGGATATGAGCATGTCACACACCAATGGACTGTTTGTTGGACAGATGTAGCTGACCAACCTGACGAAACTGCTCTCTGTAGTTACTGTGAAGAGCTATGTGGTGGGACGTTCCTCAGTGGTTCCCCTATATGGTCTTGTTTGTGGTGCCAACGTTTAGTACATGTTGATTGTCATAGTACAATGTCTAATGAAACAGGTGATATTTGCGATTTGGGCCAATTTAGAAGATTGATACTATCACCACTGTATGTGAAGGAATTGAACTGGAACTTGCCAGGTGGATTTTTGAGCTCAATTACTCATGGGGCAAATGAAATAGCATCATCAGTTCGGGCAAGTATTAGGAACCAGAGCAAAAAGTACAAGCATGGAAATGAACTATCTGTTGAATCTGGGAATAGTGAGAGCATTGGTGAAGTGTCCACAGAAAGCACTGGTGATTCTCATCAAATACAGAATGGTCATCATGAAGTGGGTGAAAAAAGTAGCTCGAATAAGGGGGTTCAACATCAAGATAATGAAGTAGATAATAAATTGGATAGGAAACCCAGTCTTAGACGGAATTCATCAATCAACCAGAAGGATGAATCCCACTCATTAGGAGTGAAGCAGAAATATGATTTGATTGATTTGCCTCTGGATGCAAGACCattgttagtttttataaacAAGAAGAGTGGTGCCCAGCGTGGAGACTCACTTAGAATGCGTCTGAATATCCTTTTAAATCCTGTTCAG gTGTTTGAATTGAGCTCAACACAGGGGCCAGAGATGGGACTTTATTTGTTTAGAAAGGTGTCTCACTTCAGAGTTCTTGTATGTGGGGGAGATGGTACTGTTGGTTGGGTTCTGAATGCAATAGACAAGCAAAATTTTGTTTCCCCTCCCCCAGTTGCTATTCTTCCTGCTGGTACAGGAAATGATCTCGCTAGAGTTCTCTCCTGGGGAGGTGGCTTGGGTCCAGTGGAGAGGCAAGGGGGTCTTACTACATTTTTGCATCACATAGAACATGCTGCTGTTACAGTTCTTGACCGTTGGAAGGTAACAATTAGTAATCCACAAGGAAAACAACAGCTGCTACCAACAAAGTTTATGAACAATTATCTTG GAATTGGTTGTGATGCAAAGGTTGCTTTGGACATTCATAATCTGCGTGAAGAGAATCCAGATAAGTTTTATAACCAG TTTATGAATAAAGTTCTATATGCAAGAGAAGGTGCTAAAAGTATTATGGATAGGACATTTGCAGATTTACCTTGGCAGATTCGAGTTGAGGTTGATGGAGTTGAAATTGAGGTCCCTGAG gaTGCGGAAGGTGTGCTTGTTGCAAATATTGGAAGCTACATGGGAGGTGTAGATTTGTGGCAAAATGAGGatgaaaattatgataattttgatCAACAATCCATGCATGATAAGATACTTGAAGTTGTGAGCATATCTGGAACATGGCACCTCGGGAAACTTCAG GTCGGGCTTTCTCGAGCTCGAAGACTTGCACAAGGACAGTCAATTAAGATACAATTGTTTGCCATGTTTCCTGTTCAAATTGATGGAGAGCCTTGGTTTCAGCAACCCTGCACAATTAACATAACCCATCATGGCCAG GCTTTCATGTTGAAGAGGGTGGCTGAGGAACCCCTTGGCCCTGCATCTGCAATAATTGCTGAAGTGCTTGAGAATGCTGA
- the LOC100780659 gene encoding uncharacterized protein isoform X2, translating into METLDSAVSTPSRTSDSKPQTSSPLPPSVLRLWRPAAQRNLRNQWSQLVSCKNRWFSASSVGRSHATALVNFHLSQRYMPDMKLGVLSDMPDIKKRACLKLFKRQELQRSKLVLSYKDMVGIVSDMINVSRSMKCFFKGSNNSPLLQFSYNSADQSDSGEGGEGGGIPVFTFYSITSHEKFAEELIQMFSLELCLKRLLVLEFMSIGYDTSAVKQLHWSTQLYDEEFKDLRDCNLYCEETHGPVPPRLRDGKSDIDALRFDNQPNPEVLQVYLTTWLAEANIDTPKSQGRQNLHMQMELVQRKGKPNKIGVCKDSMLNNICKNVGE; encoded by the exons ATGGAAACCCTAGACTCAGCAGTATCAACTCCTTCAAGAACCTCCGATTCTAAGCCTCAAACTTCATCTCCATTGCCACCATCGGTGCTCAGACTATGGAGGCCAGCCGCGCAACGGAATTTGCGGAACCAGTGGTCACAATTGGTTTCGTGCAAAAATCGATGGTTCTCTGCTTCTTCCGTGGGAAGATCTCACGCAACTGCACTAGTCAATTTTCATCTTTCCCAAAG GTACATGCCTGATATGAAATTAGGTGTTCTGAGTGATATGCCTGATATAAAAAAGAGAGCTTGTTTGAAACTATTTAAGCGGCAG GAACTGCAAAGGAGCAAATTAGTGTTGTCTTATAAGGACATG GTGGGCATTGTAAGTGACATGATCAATGTTAGCAGATCAATGAAGTGTTTTTTCAAAGGATCAAACAATAGTCCGCTGTTACAATTTTCTTACAACTCTGCAGACCAGAGTGATTCTGGAGAGGGTGGAGAGGGTGGTGGAATTCCAGTATTTACATTTTATTCAATCACTTCGCATG AGAAATTTGCTGAGGAACTGATTCAGATGTTTAGCTTGGAACTATGTTTGAAG CGATTACTTGTTCTTGAATTTATGTCCATTGGTTATGACACTTCAGCAGTAAAACAGTTGCATTGGTCAACTCAGCTTTATGATGAAGAATTTAAAGATTTGAGAGACTGCAATCTGTACTGTGAAGAGACTCATGGGCCAGTTCCACCAAGATTAAGGGATGGGAAATCTGACATTGATGCTTTAAGATTTGACAACCAACCCAACCCTGAGGTTTTACAG GTTTATTTAACAACATGGCTTGCAGAGGCGAACATAGACACTCCCAA ATCACAAGGCAGACAAAATCTTCATATGCAGATGGAATTAGTTCAAAGGAAAGGCAAACCTAACAAAATTGGTGTCTGCAAGGATAGTATGCTCAATAATATATGCAAAAATGTGGGAG AGTGA
- the LOC100780659 gene encoding uncharacterized protein isoform X5 translates to METLDSAVSTPSRTSDSKPQTSSPLPPSVLRLWRPAAQRNLRNQWSQLVSCKNRWFSASSVGRSHATALVNFHLSQRYMPDMKLGVLSDMPDIKKRACLKLFKRQELQRSKLVLSYKDMVGIVSDMINVSRSMKCFFKGSNNSPLLQFSYNSADQSDSGEGGEGGGIPVFTFYSITSHEKFAEELIQMFSLELCLKRLLVLEFMSIGYDTSAVKQLHWSTQLYDEEFKDLRDCNLYCEETHGPVPPRLRDGKSDIDALRFDNQPNPEVLQLGE, encoded by the exons ATGGAAACCCTAGACTCAGCAGTATCAACTCCTTCAAGAACCTCCGATTCTAAGCCTCAAACTTCATCTCCATTGCCACCATCGGTGCTCAGACTATGGAGGCCAGCCGCGCAACGGAATTTGCGGAACCAGTGGTCACAATTGGTTTCGTGCAAAAATCGATGGTTCTCTGCTTCTTCCGTGGGAAGATCTCACGCAACTGCACTAGTCAATTTTCATCTTTCCCAAAG GTACATGCCTGATATGAAATTAGGTGTTCTGAGTGATATGCCTGATATAAAAAAGAGAGCTTGTTTGAAACTATTTAAGCGGCAG GAACTGCAAAGGAGCAAATTAGTGTTGTCTTATAAGGACATG GTGGGCATTGTAAGTGACATGATCAATGTTAGCAGATCAATGAAGTGTTTTTTCAAAGGATCAAACAATAGTCCGCTGTTACAATTTTCTTACAACTCTGCAGACCAGAGTGATTCTGGAGAGGGTGGAGAGGGTGGTGGAATTCCAGTATTTACATTTTATTCAATCACTTCGCATG AGAAATTTGCTGAGGAACTGATTCAGATGTTTAGCTTGGAACTATGTTTGAAG CGATTACTTGTTCTTGAATTTATGTCCATTGGTTATGACACTTCAGCAGTAAAACAGTTGCATTGGTCAACTCAGCTTTATGATGAAGAATTTAAAGATTTGAGAGACTGCAATCTGTACTGTGAAGAGACTCATGGGCCAGTTCCACCAAGATTAAGGGATGGGAAATCTGACATTGATGCTTTAAGATTTGACAACCAACCCAACCCTGAGGTTTTACAG TTGGGAGAATAA
- the LOC100780659 gene encoding uncharacterized protein isoform X3, giving the protein METLDSAVSTPSRTSDSKPQTSSPLPPSVLRLWRPAAQRNLRNQWSQLVSCKNRWFSASSVGRSHATALVNFHLSQRYMPDMKLGVLSDMPDIKKRACLKLFKRQELQRSKLVLSYKDMVGIVSDMINVSRSMKCFFKGSNNSPLLQFSYNSADQSDSGEGGEGGGIPVFTFYSITSHEKFAEELIQMFSLELCLKRLLVLEFMSIGYDTSAVKQLHWSTQLYDEEFKDLRDCNLYCEETHGPVPPRLRDGKSDIDALRFDNQPNPEVLQVYLTTWLAEANIDTPKVNEIFAIVGEEMQVSVC; this is encoded by the exons ATGGAAACCCTAGACTCAGCAGTATCAACTCCTTCAAGAACCTCCGATTCTAAGCCTCAAACTTCATCTCCATTGCCACCATCGGTGCTCAGACTATGGAGGCCAGCCGCGCAACGGAATTTGCGGAACCAGTGGTCACAATTGGTTTCGTGCAAAAATCGATGGTTCTCTGCTTCTTCCGTGGGAAGATCTCACGCAACTGCACTAGTCAATTTTCATCTTTCCCAAAG GTACATGCCTGATATGAAATTAGGTGTTCTGAGTGATATGCCTGATATAAAAAAGAGAGCTTGTTTGAAACTATTTAAGCGGCAG GAACTGCAAAGGAGCAAATTAGTGTTGTCTTATAAGGACATG GTGGGCATTGTAAGTGACATGATCAATGTTAGCAGATCAATGAAGTGTTTTTTCAAAGGATCAAACAATAGTCCGCTGTTACAATTTTCTTACAACTCTGCAGACCAGAGTGATTCTGGAGAGGGTGGAGAGGGTGGTGGAATTCCAGTATTTACATTTTATTCAATCACTTCGCATG AGAAATTTGCTGAGGAACTGATTCAGATGTTTAGCTTGGAACTATGTTTGAAG CGATTACTTGTTCTTGAATTTATGTCCATTGGTTATGACACTTCAGCAGTAAAACAGTTGCATTGGTCAACTCAGCTTTATGATGAAGAATTTAAAGATTTGAGAGACTGCAATCTGTACTGTGAAGAGACTCATGGGCCAGTTCCACCAAGATTAAGGGATGGGAAATCTGACATTGATGCTTTAAGATTTGACAACCAACCCAACCCTGAGGTTTTACAG GTTTATTTAACAACATGGCTTGCAGAGGCGAACATAGACACTCCCAA AGTGAATGAGATATTTGCAATTGTTGGGGAGGAAATGCAAGTTAGCGTATGTTAA
- the LOC100780659 gene encoding uncharacterized protein isoform X1 — translation METLDSAVSTPSRTSDSKPQTSSPLPPSVLRLWRPAAQRNLRNQWSQLVSCKNRWFSASSVGRSHATALVNFHLSQRYMPDMKLGVLSDMPDIKKRACLKLFKRQELQRSKLVLSYKDMVGIVSDMINVSRSMKCFFKGSNNSPLLQFSYNSADQSDSGEGGEGGGIPVFTFYSITSHEKFAEELIQMFSLELCLKRLLVLEFMSIGYDTSAVKQLHWSTQLYDEEFKDLRDCNLYCEETHGPVPPRLRDGKSDIDALRFDNQPNPEVLQVYLTTWLAEANIDTPKSQGRQNLHMQMELVQRKGKPNKIGVCKDSMLNNICKNVGGTKLFFYGDFPPRFTL, via the exons ATGGAAACCCTAGACTCAGCAGTATCAACTCCTTCAAGAACCTCCGATTCTAAGCCTCAAACTTCATCTCCATTGCCACCATCGGTGCTCAGACTATGGAGGCCAGCCGCGCAACGGAATTTGCGGAACCAGTGGTCACAATTGGTTTCGTGCAAAAATCGATGGTTCTCTGCTTCTTCCGTGGGAAGATCTCACGCAACTGCACTAGTCAATTTTCATCTTTCCCAAAG GTACATGCCTGATATGAAATTAGGTGTTCTGAGTGATATGCCTGATATAAAAAAGAGAGCTTGTTTGAAACTATTTAAGCGGCAG GAACTGCAAAGGAGCAAATTAGTGTTGTCTTATAAGGACATG GTGGGCATTGTAAGTGACATGATCAATGTTAGCAGATCAATGAAGTGTTTTTTCAAAGGATCAAACAATAGTCCGCTGTTACAATTTTCTTACAACTCTGCAGACCAGAGTGATTCTGGAGAGGGTGGAGAGGGTGGTGGAATTCCAGTATTTACATTTTATTCAATCACTTCGCATG AGAAATTTGCTGAGGAACTGATTCAGATGTTTAGCTTGGAACTATGTTTGAAG CGATTACTTGTTCTTGAATTTATGTCCATTGGTTATGACACTTCAGCAGTAAAACAGTTGCATTGGTCAACTCAGCTTTATGATGAAGAATTTAAAGATTTGAGAGACTGCAATCTGTACTGTGAAGAGACTCATGGGCCAGTTCCACCAAGATTAAGGGATGGGAAATCTGACATTGATGCTTTAAGATTTGACAACCAACCCAACCCTGAGGTTTTACAG GTTTATTTAACAACATGGCTTGCAGAGGCGAACATAGACACTCCCAA ATCACAAGGCAGACAAAATCTTCATATGCAGATGGAATTAGTTCAAAGGAAAGGCAAACCTAACAAAATTGGTGTCTGCAAGGATAGTATGCTCAATAATATATGCAAAAATGTGGGAGGTACTAAACTATTTTTCTATGGTGATTTTCCCCCCCGTTTTACCCTTTAG